The region AAAATATCTCCAAAGAAAAGAATATTCATTATTTTGCTATTGCCGATTGTCTGGTTTCTCGAATTACAGTCACTTTAACCTGTCCCGGATACTGCATCTCTTTCTCAATTTTTCCAGCTATATCGGAAGCAATATACGCAGTTTTACTATCATCGATTGAAACCGGATCTACAATAATGCGAAGCTCTCTTCCCGCCTGAATGGCAAACGATTTATTAACACCTTCGATAGAATTGGCAATGTCTTCCATTTTTTCGAGACGCTTCATGTATGATTCCAGCATTTCTCTTCTGGCGCCGGGTCTTGCTCCGGAAATCGCATCTGCCACCTGAGTTAGAACCGCATAAACACTGATGGGTTCCACTTCCTCATGATGTGATTCTATAGCGTTAATAATAATCTTACTCTCACCATTTTTCCGGGCGATGTTTGCTCCGAGGACAGCATGAGAACCATCATATTCGTGATCAATCGCTTTTCCAATATCGTGCAGGAAACCTGCTCTGCGTGCCAATTCCTGATCCAATCCCAATTCTGCTGCTAAAATTCCGCAAAGCCAAGCTGTCTCGATCGAATGTTGTAATATATTTTGACCATAACTTGTTCGATATTTCAGTCGTCCGATAATTTTTACAATATTTGCTGAAATATTATGGATATTCATTTCCATGCAGGCGTTTTCACCGATAGTAACAAGATTTTGCTCCATTTCTTTAGCAGTTTTTTCAATAACCTGTTCAATCCTGCCGGGATGTATCCTGCCGTCGAGGATCAATTTTTCCAACGACAATCGAGCAATTTCTCTCCGCACAGGATCAAATCCGGACAAAACAACTGCTTCCGGAGTGTCATCTATGATCATATCTATTCCGGAAGCTTTTTCAAATGTTCGAATATTTCTTCCTTCTCTTCCGATAATCCTGCCTTTCATATCATCATCAGGAAGCGATACAACCGAAACGATCGATTCAGAGACATGATCAACAACCATTCTCTGGATCGCAGTCGCCAGAATTCCGGCAACAATCCGGTTAGCATCAGCTTTTGCCTGGTCTGCGATCATTCTGACTTTTTTAGCAGCTTCATTCCGGGCTTTATTTTTCAGGTTATTTTTCAAGATCTGGATCGCTTCGTCTCTTGATAATCTGGCAATTTCAGAAAGTTTGGAATTTTGTTGTTCTATCAAATTTTCCAGCTTTTCTTCTTCAGTTTTTAATTTCTGTTCCTTTTGCTTTAACCTGTTTTCGATTTCCTGCAGATTATTATCTTTCTTATCTAAAACAGCTAATCTTTTATCAAGGCTGTGAACTCTCTCATTGTATTCTTTTTCCAGGGTATAAAGTTCCTTTTTGCGATCATTGATTTCATTCTCGTATTTTTTTTGAGTTTTATACCATTCTTCTTTTGCCTGTAAAATAACTTCTTTTTTCAGAGTGTCTGATTCCTGTTTAGCATCATTTATGATTTTATTTGCCAGTTCGTTGGATTTCAGGATATTCCTGTTCCCGGTAGCTTTTTTTAGGGCTATGATAAGAAATGCTAAAACAATCCCAACTGCAAAGCCAATAAAGGCGATAAATATATATGTCGTCATTATTATTCCTTTTGCGTTTTAAAAAACCCGCAGTACCGTGTATTATTGTTTTCACGAACCACGATAAAAGTGGACATCTACCTTGTTTGCTTTACAGATCCGGATCGTGTCCGGCTTATGCTCCACAAATGGCTCGACTTCCGATCATAATTTAGTTCTGAAACAAAGATAATATCACGCATACTGCAGGCTTCTATTTACCTAAATCAAGTGTAATTTGATTTAAAAGACTATCGATCTGTTCTTTTTCATTTTCGAATCTCTTATTTTTCTCAATTTCATTAAAATACATCTCCGTCATTTTAAGTGAATAAAGAACAAATAATTTATTTTGATCAATAGTATTATATTTTTTATCGAGTTCCTCCAATTGAGAGACGAGATAATTTACATATTCCTTTAATTTGTCAGGATTATCACTTTTCAGGTAATATTTTTTCCCTAAAATCTCGACTTCAATCGATCTCATCTTAATTTTATGATTTTATTTATAATTCCTGGATTTGATCTAAAACATCATCCAGTTTTGAGAGAGCATCATTGGTATTGCA is a window of Candidatus Cloacimonadota bacterium DNA encoding:
- the rny gene encoding ribonuclease Y — encoded protein: MTTYIFIAFIGFAVGIVLAFLIIALKKATGNRNILKSNELANKIINDAKQESDTLKKEVILQAKEEWYKTQKKYENEINDRKKELYTLEKEYNERVHSLDKRLAVLDKKDNNLQEIENRLKQKEQKLKTEEEKLENLIEQQNSKLSEIARLSRDEAIQILKNNLKNKARNEAAKKVRMIADQAKADANRIVAGILATAIQRMVVDHVSESIVSVVSLPDDDMKGRIIGREGRNIRTFEKASGIDMIIDDTPEAVVLSGFDPVRREIARLSLEKLILDGRIHPGRIEQVIEKTAKEMEQNLVTIGENACMEMNIHNISANIVKIIGRLKYRTSYGQNILQHSIETAWLCGILAAELGLDQELARRAGFLHDIGKAIDHEYDGSHAVLGANIARKNGESKIIINAIESHHEEVEPISVYAVLTQVADAISGARPGARREMLESYMKRLEKMEDIANSIEGVNKSFAIQAGRELRIIVDPVSIDDSKTAYIASDIAGKIEKEMQYPGQVKVTVIRETRQSAIAK
- a CDS encoding cell division protein ZapA — its product is MRSIEVEILGKKYYLKSDNPDKLKEYVNYLVSQLEELDKKYNTIDQNKLFVLYSLKMTEMYFNEIEKNKRFENEKEQIDSLLNQITLDLGK